From a region of the Candidatus Azobacteroides pseudotrichonymphae genomovar. CFP2 genome:
- the serS gene encoding serine--tRNA ligase, translated as MLTLKTITDNTQAVIIKLAKKHFDAKDIITEVVKVDEKRKSIQILLDRNFYKLKKMSKSVGQLIIKRGQEEEVKLIRKQVVHLKEDNKKLESEMKKAENKITELLYQIPNLPSDQVPVGKYSKDNVIEKREGQIPFLSSNALPHWELAKKYDLIDFELGVKITGSGFPVYKQKGAQLQRALINFFLDNARKADYIEIQPPYMINARSAYGTGQLPDKEGQMYHYEMDELYLIPTAEVPLTNIYRNIILDEKDLPIKNTAYSACFRREAGSYGKDVRGLNRLHQFDKVEIVRIDTPDHSYESLQEMVSYVQTLIGKLELPWRLLRLCGGDMSFTSALTFDFEVYSAAQKRWLEVSSVSNFESYQANRLKCRYRGKDKKIHLCHTLNGSALALPRIVAALIENNQTSVGIKIPKALTPYTQFDFIP; from the coding sequence ATGCTTACACTCAAAACTATTACAGACAATACGCAAGCAGTAATAATCAAATTGGCAAAAAAACATTTCGATGCCAAAGATATTATCACGGAAGTAGTTAAAGTTGATGAAAAACGGAAGTCTATCCAGATTCTATTAGATAGAAACTTTTACAAACTAAAAAAGATGTCAAAATCCGTAGGACAATTAATAATAAAAAGAGGACAAGAGGAAGAAGTAAAATTAATTCGTAAGCAAGTAGTTCATTTGAAGGAAGACAACAAGAAGTTAGAATCTGAAATGAAAAAGGCAGAAAATAAAATAACAGAATTGCTTTATCAAATTCCAAATCTTCCATCCGATCAAGTACCTGTGGGAAAATACTCAAAAGATAATGTAATTGAAAAAAGAGAGGGACAAATTCCATTTTTATCTTCTAATGCTTTACCTCATTGGGAATTGGCGAAGAAATATGATTTAATTGATTTTGAATTAGGTGTCAAAATTACTGGTAGTGGATTTCCGGTCTATAAACAAAAAGGAGCTCAATTACAACGAGCTTTAATCAATTTTTTTTTAGATAATGCTCGCAAAGCCGATTATATAGAAATTCAGCCTCCTTATATGATAAATGCACGTTCTGCATATGGGACAGGACAATTACCTGACAAAGAGGGACAAATGTATCATTATGAAATGGATGAATTGTATTTAATTCCGACAGCTGAAGTCCCTCTAACGAATATTTATCGTAATATAATTCTGGATGAAAAAGATTTGCCTATTAAAAATACAGCTTATTCAGCATGTTTTCGCCGAGAAGCTGGCTCTTATGGGAAAGATGTACGTGGTTTGAATCGTTTGCATCAATTTGACAAAGTAGAAATTGTTCGTATTGATACACCAGATCATTCTTATGAATCATTACAAGAAATGGTGAGCTATGTGCAAACACTAATAGGAAAATTAGAATTGCCATGGAGACTTTTGCGTCTTTGCGGAGGAGATATGAGTTTTACTTCTGCCTTAACTTTTGATTTTGAAGTATATTCAGCAGCACAAAAGCGCTGGTTGGAAGTCAGTTCAGTTTCTAATTTTGAAAGCTACCAAGCTAACAGACTAAAATGTCGTTATCGTGGGAAAGATAAAAAAATACATTTGTGTCATACATTAAATGGTAGCGCTTTAGCATTGCCAAGGATTGTCGCTGCACTGATAGAAAATAATCAGACATCGGTAGGGATTAAAATCCCCAAAGCATTAACTCCTTATACACAATTTGACTTTATTCCCTAA
- a CDS encoding Crp/Fnr family transcriptional regulator: MIIESNNKFDFPSNLSDIWRLLNDCEHKLLRENSIVQHYKRNQLIYSEGTSPIYLMCLLKGKVKIYKDGIYGRKQILRVIKPIQYFAYRAYFAGENYLTSSSSFEPSIVCLIPMKVVQQIMRNNHNLCVFFIRQLSIDLGNADERVVNLTQKHLRGRLSETLLSLIKNYGLDTDSSINIYLSREDLANMSNMTTSNAIRTLSAFANEKIVAVDGRKIKLLNEEKLRRISRIG, translated from the coding sequence ATGATAATAGAATCAAATAATAAATTTGACTTCCCCTCTAATTTGAGTGATATTTGGAGATTATTGAATGATTGTGAACATAAATTATTACGAGAAAATAGTATAGTACAGCACTATAAAAGAAATCAACTAATTTATTCCGAAGGAACAAGTCCTATTTATTTGATGTGTTTATTGAAAGGGAAAGTGAAAATTTATAAAGATGGTATTTATGGACGCAAGCAAATTCTACGAGTAATAAAACCTATTCAATATTTTGCTTATAGAGCTTACTTTGCAGGAGAAAATTATTTGACATCATCATCATCATTTGAACCTTCTATCGTTTGTCTTATTCCCATGAAAGTGGTACAACAAATAATGAGAAATAACCACAATCTTTGTGTTTTTTTTATTCGACAGCTTTCTATAGATTTAGGGAATGCAGATGAACGCGTAGTTAATCTAACTCAAAAGCATCTTCGTGGACGTCTATCTGAAACATTGCTCTCTCTCATAAAGAATTATGGTTTAGATACAGATTCATCCATTAATATCTATCTATCTAGAGAAGATCTCGCTAATATGTCCAATATGACTACTTCTAATGCTATTCGTACTTTGTCTGCTTTCGCTAATGAAAAGATTGTTGCAGTAGATGGCCGTAAAATCAAATTACTTAATGAAGAAAAACTAAGAAGGATTAGCCGCATTGGATAA
- a CDS encoding phosphatidylserine decarboxylase family protein, translated as MKIHREGRSIIFTVFFLLVLLNVGCYLLVFRTLIYLFSLIASACFFSIVVIFFRNPDRIFIGDTKNIVISPADGRVVFIEEVFEQEYFREKKIQISIFMGINNVHVNWIPIDGEVVYYVHQNGRFWAAYLPKSSTENERSTVVIKRNNGEHVLLRQIAGVIARRIITYVEPNQKCRINEQLGFIKFGSRIDLFLPLNAEILVTLDQKVRGNYTIVARLE; from the coding sequence ATGAAAATACATAGAGAAGGACGTAGTATTATTTTTACTGTTTTCTTTCTTTTAGTACTACTTAATGTTGGGTGTTATTTGCTTGTATTTCGTACTCTTATCTATTTGTTCAGTCTAATAGCCTCTGCTTGCTTTTTTTCCATTGTAGTTATTTTTTTTAGAAATCCAGATCGTATATTCATAGGAGATACTAAAAATATTGTTATATCTCCTGCAGATGGGAGGGTAGTGTTTATTGAAGAAGTTTTTGAGCAGGAGTATTTTCGAGAAAAAAAAATACAGATTTCTATATTTATGGGAATCAATAATGTGCACGTTAATTGGATCCCAATAGATGGGGAGGTGGTGTATTACGTACACCAAAATGGACGATTTTGGGCTGCCTACCTTCCTAAATCCAGTACAGAAAATGAACGTTCAACAGTAGTGATAAAAAGGAACAATGGAGAACATGTTCTTTTACGTCAAATTGCTGGTGTGATAGCAAGACGAATTATTACCTATGTTGAACCAAATCAAAAATGCCGAATTAATGAACAGTTGGGATTTATTAAATTTGGTTCTCGTATAGATCTATTTCTGCCTTTAAATGCAGAAATACTGGTAACTCTTGATCAAAAAGTACGAGGGAATTACACTATTGTTGCACGTCTAGAATAA
- the uvrC gene encoding excinuclease ABC subunit UvrC: MYSDENGIIIYIGKAKNLKKRVSSYFKKTTHDNLKTKILVQKVRNIDYLVVESGEDALLLENNLIKKYQPKYNILLKDDKTYPWIAIKNESFPRIQLSRRKVKNNSRYYGPYTSVSNVKCLLQLICSLYPIRTCKYVLSQVNIKRKKFHVCLQYHIKKCLGPCIGMQTEKEYDENIRLSEKILKGKYREVSRLLYQKMINLAAEMQFEKAEIVRKQYVMLKDYSSKSIVVSQSLNNVDVYSFDENAKSAYINYLHIIDGAIVNGYTIEYKKKLDESKETILAMGITELRLRFKSKAKEIIVPFYPEIEIDNLIFTIPKRGEKKKLLCLSEKNVKQYKLDQLNKADKLNSEQRSIRILKILQNELHLKKLPLHIECFDNSNIQGVYPVSSCVVFKKANPSKKDYRHFNIKTVNGPNDFRSMYETVLRRYNRLIEENQPLPDLIVIDGGKGQLHASVDALKEIGLYEQIPIIAIAKRLEEIYFPNDPLPLYLDKNSEGLKLIQYLRDEAHRFGINFHRNQRSRNQLISKLDSIKGIGVVTKEKLLRKYKSTKQIKEDVSQEEIISLIGKKKAERLLNHLSL; this comes from the coding sequence ATGTATTCAGATGAAAATGGTATAATTATCTATATTGGAAAGGCTAAAAATCTGAAGAAACGGGTATCTTCTTATTTCAAGAAAACAACACATGATAATCTTAAAACTAAAATATTAGTACAAAAAGTTAGAAACATAGACTACTTAGTAGTGGAATCAGGAGAGGATGCTCTCTTGTTAGAAAACAATTTAATAAAAAAATACCAGCCAAAATATAATATTTTACTTAAAGACGATAAAACTTACCCTTGGATAGCAATAAAAAATGAATCCTTCCCACGCATTCAGCTTTCTCGTAGAAAAGTCAAGAACAATTCTCGTTACTATGGACCTTATACCTCTGTGTCAAATGTAAAATGTTTATTACAACTTATTTGTTCTCTTTATCCAATACGGACATGTAAGTACGTTTTGTCGCAAGTGAACATAAAAAGAAAGAAATTTCATGTTTGTTTACAATATCATATAAAAAAATGTTTGGGCCCCTGTATTGGGATGCAAACGGAAAAAGAGTATGACGAAAATATTCGTTTATCAGAAAAAATATTGAAGGGAAAATATAGAGAAGTGAGCAGATTATTATATCAGAAAATGATAAACTTAGCTGCAGAGATGCAGTTTGAAAAAGCAGAAATCGTAAGAAAACAATATGTAATGCTAAAAGATTATTCTTCGAAGTCTATTGTTGTAAGTCAAAGCTTGAACAATGTAGATGTTTACTCTTTTGATGAGAATGCAAAATCAGCGTATATTAATTATTTGCATATTATCGATGGTGCAATAGTCAACGGTTATACAATAGAATATAAAAAAAAATTGGACGAATCTAAAGAAACTATTTTAGCAATGGGAATTACAGAGTTAAGATTGCGATTTAAAAGCAAAGCAAAAGAAATTATTGTTCCTTTTTATCCAGAAATAGAAATAGACAATTTAATTTTTACAATACCAAAGCGTGGAGAGAAAAAAAAATTACTCTGTTTGTCTGAAAAGAATGTTAAACAATACAAATTAGACCAATTAAACAAAGCTGATAAATTAAATTCTGAACAACGTTCAATACGTATTCTTAAAATACTTCAAAATGAATTGCACTTGAAAAAATTGCCCTTGCACATAGAATGTTTTGATAATTCTAATATACAAGGGGTTTATCCTGTTTCTTCTTGTGTCGTATTTAAAAAGGCTAACCCTTCTAAAAAAGATTATCGACATTTTAATATAAAGACAGTAAACGGACCAAATGATTTTCGATCTATGTATGAGACTGTTTTGCGTCGTTATAATAGATTGATTGAAGAGAATCAGCCTTTACCTGACCTAATTGTTATTGATGGAGGGAAAGGACAATTGCATGCATCAGTAGATGCTTTGAAAGAAATAGGTCTTTATGAACAAATCCCAATTATCGCTATTGCTAAGCGTTTAGAAGAAATCTATTTCCCAAATGATCCATTACCTCTCTATCTAGATAAAAATTCCGAAGGATTAAAGCTCATTCAATATTTGAGAGATGAAGCTCATCGTTTTGGGATAAATTTTCACCGCAATCAAAGGAGTCGAAATCAGTTAATCTCAAAATTAGACAGTATAAAAGGAATAGGAGTTGTTACTAAAGAAAAACTATTACGTAAATATAAAAGCACGAAGCAAATAAAAGAAGACGTATCCCAAGAGGAGATAATTTCTCTAATAGGAAAGAAAAAAGCGGAAAGATTGCTAAATCATTTGTCTTTATAA
- the clpX gene encoding ATP-dependent Clp protease ATP-binding subunit ClpX: protein MMEEKAEKRCSFCGNPLNIFVQKKDVYICDVCIMQAYEVLKSSLKKISKNAYPLQADELPHPKDIKALLDQYVISQDTAKRYLSVAVYNHYKRLLQPRCTDDDDDDVEIEKSNILLVGATGTGKTLLAKTIARLLKVPFTIVDATVLTEAGYVGEDIESLLTRLLQVADFNLEATEQGIVFIDEIDKIARKGDNPSITRDVSGEGVQQGLLKLLEGSLVNVPPKGGRKHPEQDMIQVNTKNILFICGGAFDGIERKIAQRLSMQVVGYTANENTKKIDRNNLLKYIAPQDLKAFGLIPEIIGRLPILTYLEPLDCIALRDILTKPKNSIVKQYIKLFAMDGVKLSFDKETLNYIVDKSIEFKLGARGLRSITENIMIDAMFEIPSTSRKELHITKNYAKERIEKAEFQNKY from the coding sequence ATTATGGAAGAGAAAGCTGAAAAACGTTGTAGTTTTTGTGGGAATCCATTAAATATATTTGTCCAAAAAAAGGATGTTTATATTTGCGACGTTTGCATAATGCAAGCTTATGAAGTACTCAAATCGTCTTTAAAAAAAATATCAAAAAATGCCTATCCCCTTCAAGCAGATGAGCTTCCTCATCCAAAAGATATCAAAGCTTTGTTAGATCAATATGTAATTAGTCAAGATACTGCTAAACGCTATCTTTCAGTTGCTGTTTATAACCATTACAAACGATTATTACAACCAAGGTGTACAGATGATGATGATGATGATGTGGAAATAGAAAAGTCCAATATCCTTTTGGTAGGGGCTACTGGGACAGGTAAAACACTTTTAGCTAAGACGATTGCACGTTTATTAAAAGTTCCGTTTACTATTGTAGACGCGACGGTTCTAACCGAAGCTGGATATGTTGGTGAAGATATTGAAAGTCTTTTGACTCGCTTGCTACAGGTAGCTGATTTTAATTTGGAAGCCACTGAACAGGGTATTGTATTTATAGATGAAATAGATAAAATTGCTCGTAAAGGCGATAATCCATCTATTACGAGGGATGTGAGCGGAGAGGGTGTTCAGCAAGGCCTCTTGAAACTATTAGAAGGTTCCTTAGTAAATGTACCTCCCAAAGGAGGACGAAAGCATCCTGAACAGGATATGATACAAGTCAATACAAAGAATATTCTTTTTATTTGTGGAGGTGCTTTTGATGGAATTGAAAGAAAAATAGCTCAACGTTTGAGCATGCAAGTTGTTGGTTATACGGCAAATGAAAATACAAAAAAAATAGATAGAAACAATCTACTGAAATATATAGCTCCACAGGATTTGAAAGCTTTTGGACTTATTCCTGAAATTATTGGAAGACTTCCTATACTAACCTATCTTGAACCATTAGATTGTATCGCTTTACGAGATATTCTTACAAAACCAAAAAATTCAATTGTTAAACAGTACATTAAATTGTTTGCAATGGATGGAGTCAAATTGAGTTTTGACAAAGAGACGTTAAATTATATTGTAGATAAATCTATAGAGTTTAAATTAGGGGCAAGAGGATTACGTTCGATCACAGAAAATATTATGATTGACGCAATGTTTGAAATTCCTTCTACATCCAGGAAAGAATTACATATAACTAAAAATTATGCTAAAGAGCGAATAGAAAAAGCTGAATTCCAAAACAAATATTGA
- the clpP gene encoding ATP-dependent Clp endopeptidase proteolytic subunit ClpP, with the protein MNNDFKNYAIKHLGIDTNLLDKYSTVSNSYISPTIIEERQLNVAQMDVFSRLMMDRIIFLGTRIDDYSASVVQAQLLYLDSAEPGKDISIYINSPGGTVYAGYGIYDTMQFISSDVTTICTGMAASMAAVLLVAGTKGKRSALCHSRVMIHQPLGGAQGQASDIEITAREILKIKKEIYTIIAEHSGQSYEQVLKDGDRDFWMNAEEALAYGMIDGILTKKK; encoded by the coding sequence ATGAACAATGATTTTAAGAATTATGCTATTAAACATTTAGGTATAGATACAAATCTACTTGATAAGTATTCAACTGTTTCTAACAGTTATATTTCGCCGACAATTATAGAAGAACGACAATTGAATGTAGCTCAAATGGATGTTTTTTCCCGTTTGATGATGGATCGTATTATCTTTTTAGGAACTCGAATAGACGATTATTCTGCTAGTGTGGTCCAAGCTCAATTGTTATATCTCGATTCAGCGGAACCAGGTAAAGATATTTCTATTTATATTAATTCTCCGGGAGGAACCGTATATGCCGGATATGGCATTTATGACACAATGCAGTTTATTTCTAGCGATGTGACTACAATTTGCACAGGTATGGCAGCATCTATGGCGGCTGTTTTGTTGGTTGCCGGAACAAAGGGGAAACGTTCGGCTTTGTGTCATTCGCGAGTAATGATTCATCAACCATTAGGTGGAGCTCAAGGGCAAGCTTCTGATATTGAAATTACAGCTCGAGAAATATTAAAAATTAAAAAAGAAATATATACTATCATTGCCGAACATTCAGGACAATCTTATGAGCAAGTATTAAAAGATGGAGACCGCGATTTTTGGATGAACGCCGAGGAGGCATTGGCTTACGGAATGATAGATGGGATATTGACTAAGAAGAAGTGA
- a CDS encoding trigger factor, translating to MNITIEKTDDVNARITISVVKDDYQHLVRKSLSNLCKNVVIAGFRKGNVPQSIIQSMYGKNVLVEELNKLVSNELLKYIKENKLRILGEPLLIKKNLDLNNQKDYEFLFDIGLQPEVDIGLTKNDELPYYTIVVTNEMIENQISTLKMQYGKHDTNVDVVENDSIIKGRLVELDAENALLKNGINLKDAILLPFSIKDEMERDKFINKKIGDVIIFNPYRAFKKNETELSYLLKVKKTEIPNHQGNFSFDITEISYYRKAEINQELFDKLYGIGVVTSEKMFKEVIKRNLILQLESESNYRFLLDIKKILLEKIKKVRFPEDFLKRLFMESNANEKDFPNVLQAIKTQFIWNKIVEDNGIKVTSEDMRQTAKTLARVQFTLYNLRLISNDLLESYANEILKTEKWVQQLHNKALETKIIGFLKEKISLKPISVMKEEFRKIA from the coding sequence ATGAATATCACGATAGAGAAAACTGATGATGTAAATGCTCGAATTACAATCAGTGTGGTTAAAGATGACTATCAACATTTAGTGAGAAAATCATTAAGTAATCTTTGTAAAAATGTAGTTATTGCTGGGTTTCGGAAAGGCAATGTACCACAATCGATTATTCAATCAATGTATGGGAAAAATGTTTTGGTAGAGGAGCTGAATAAATTGGTTTCAAATGAATTATTAAAATATATAAAAGAGAACAAACTACGTATTTTGGGGGAACCACTTTTAATTAAAAAAAATCTAGACTTGAATAATCAAAAAGATTATGAATTCCTATTTGATATAGGATTACAACCTGAAGTAGATATTGGTTTAACAAAAAATGATGAACTACCGTATTATACTATAGTTGTAACAAACGAAATGATTGAAAATCAAATCAGTACTCTTAAGATGCAATATGGTAAGCATGACACCAATGTAGATGTAGTAGAAAATGATAGTATAATAAAGGGGAGACTTGTAGAGTTAGACGCAGAGAATGCGCTATTGAAGAATGGGATTAACCTTAAAGATGCAATATTGCTGCCTTTTTCTATAAAAGATGAGATGGAGAGAGATAAATTTATAAACAAGAAGATAGGAGATGTTATTATTTTTAATCCATATAGAGCTTTTAAAAAAAATGAAACTGAATTATCCTATCTTTTGAAAGTAAAAAAAACAGAGATACCCAATCATCAAGGAAATTTTTCTTTTGACATTACCGAAATAAGCTATTACAGAAAAGCTGAAATCAACCAGGAATTATTTGACAAACTGTATGGAATAGGAGTAGTTACTTCCGAAAAAATGTTTAAAGAAGTAATTAAGAGAAATCTAATTTTACAATTAGAATCTGAAAGCAATTACCGATTTCTCTTGGATATAAAAAAAATATTATTGGAAAAAATAAAAAAGGTTCGATTCCCTGAAGATTTTCTAAAGCGATTATTTATGGAATCTAATGCTAACGAAAAAGATTTTCCAAATGTTTTGCAGGCTATCAAGACACAATTTATCTGGAATAAAATAGTGGAGGATAATGGAATAAAAGTAACATCAGAAGATATGCGACAGACTGCAAAAACCTTAGCACGAGTACAATTTACTTTGTACAATTTACGTTTAATTTCAAATGATTTATTAGAAAGCTACGCAAACGAAATATTGAAAACAGAAAAATGGGTTCAGCAATTGCATAATAAAGCATTAGAAACTAAGATTATTGGTTTTTTGAAAGAAAAAATCAGTTTGAAGCCTATAAGTGTAATGAAAGAAGAATTTCGAAAAATTGCCTAA
- the nifH gene encoding nitrogenase iron protein, translating to MRKIAIYGKGGIGKSTTTQNTVAGLVEMGRKVMVVGCDPKADSTRLLLHGLAQKTVLDTLRDEGEDVELEDVMKKGFKDTSCVESGGPEPGVGCAGRGIITSINLLEQLGAYDDDKQLDYVFYDVLGDVVCGGFAMPIRDGKAQEVYIVCSGEMMAMYAANNICKSIHKFGKVGDVRLGGLICNSRKVDNEANMIGEFAKKLGTQMIHFVPRDNMVQHAEINRKTVIDYAPDHSQADEYRTLASKIDNNTMMVIPNPLSIQELEDLLIGFGIMN from the coding sequence ATGAGGAAAATTGCTATTTACGGAAAGGGAGGTATTGGAAAATCTACTACTACTCAGAATACAGTTGCTGGCTTGGTAGAAATGGGACGGAAAGTAATGGTTGTAGGTTGTGATCCTAAGGCTGATTCGACTCGATTGTTATTACATGGTTTGGCACAAAAGACTGTGTTGGACACTCTTCGCGATGAGGGAGAAGATGTAGAGCTAGAGGATGTAATGAAAAAGGGTTTTAAGGATACAAGTTGTGTTGAATCGGGAGGGCCAGAGCCGGGTGTTGGTTGTGCGGGACGTGGTATTATTACTTCTATAAATTTGTTAGAACAATTAGGGGCCTATGATGATGATAAACAACTTGATTATGTATTCTATGATGTGTTGGGTGATGTAGTGTGTGGGGGGTTTGCTATGCCTATTCGAGATGGAAAAGCGCAAGAGGTGTATATTGTTTGTTCGGGAGAAATGATGGCAATGTACGCTGCAAATAATATTTGTAAGTCCATTCACAAATTTGGGAAAGTGGGAGATGTTCGGTTAGGAGGATTGATATGTAATTCTCGTAAAGTAGATAACGAGGCCAATATGATAGGGGAATTCGCTAAAAAATTAGGGACCCAAATGATACATTTTGTGCCTCGTGACAATATGGTACAACACGCTGAAATCAATCGTAAAACGGTTATTGATTATGCCCCTGATCATTCACAGGCAGATGAATATCGTACTCTTGCCAGTAAGATAGATAATAACACTATGATGGTTATTCCGAATCCGCTTTCTATTCAAGAATTAGAGGATCTGCTTATCGGTTTTGGTATTATGAATTAA
- a CDS encoding P-II family nitrogen regulator: MLLIRAIVRPEKSPVVMRDLFNAGFPAVTKLSVFGRGKQRGLKVGNVTYDELPKDLLIIVIHEKDKDFVVETIINAARSESKGQAGDGKIFVTPVEETYTISRAKKD; encoded by the coding sequence ATGTTGTTGATAAGAGCTATTGTGCGACCGGAAAAATCTCCAGTCGTGATGAGAGATTTGTTTAATGCTGGATTTCCTGCAGTGACAAAGTTGTCTGTTTTTGGGCGAGGGAAGCAGCGTGGTCTTAAGGTAGGTAATGTTACTTATGATGAATTGCCAAAAGATTTGTTGATCATTGTGATTCATGAAAAAGACAAAGATTTTGTAGTAGAGACTATTATTAATGCTGCTCGTTCTGAGTCAAAAGGACAGGCAGGTGATGGAAAAATTTTCGTAACCCCAGTAGAAGAGACATATACTATATCAAGAGCTAAAAAAGATTGA
- a CDS encoding P-II family nitrogen regulator, with amino-acid sequence MKLILAVIRIARMSETKQALADVGLPSFTAMPVLGRGRGHGDLEKIKEGVVTNEDIEFLPEIPRLKSKRMITLVVTDEKKDLAVETILKINHTGKSGDGRIFVVNTLDSFTIHTGISGDASLD; translated from the coding sequence ATGAAGTTAATATTAGCTGTTATACGGATAGCCAGAATGAGTGAAACGAAACAGGCATTGGCAGACGTTGGGTTACCATCATTTACGGCAATGCCTGTGTTGGGTCGTGGACGTGGACATGGCGATTTGGAAAAAATCAAAGAGGGAGTAGTAACTAATGAAGATATTGAATTTTTGCCTGAGATTCCCCGTTTAAAGTCGAAACGGATGATAACGTTAGTTGTGACCGATGAGAAGAAAGACTTGGCAGTTGAAACTATTCTCAAAATTAATCACACCGGGAAAAGTGGTGATGGGAGAATTTTTGTGGTGAATACGCTTGATTCTTTTACGATTCATACTGGGATTTCTGGAGATGCTTCTTTAGATTAA